AGTTCAATACATGCTTCAACCAATATACATTTCTTGTAATCATTTCTGAACTCTATTACCAACGGCATATATTATCTTGATGTTATACTCGAGTCATCAGATTTCAAAGAGTCTTTCACAAAAATCAAAGCAACAAAATCATTCTAGAAATTTAAGAACAATCATGCAACGTATCGAAGTTATAAGACAAACCTGAGCTGGATTCAAATTACCCCATGGCTGTTTCAATGTCGCAATCTCCCACAAGATAACGCCAAAGCTGTAGACATCTGACTTCTCATTGGATGGCTCATCGCGAAGAACTTCTGGAGCCATCCACTCAGGCTAGCAGAGAAAACGGAGAACAAGTCAATAcgtaataataaaaaatacgtCCAACATATAGGATGTTAAAAACAGATATCTTTGTGTGTGGGTGTATGTGTGTTATGGAAGTACTTACAGTTCCAGCAGCTGACTTGGATGAGAGAAATGTATTTGCTTTTAGTCGAGAAAGCCCAAAATCACAAACCTAATGGGAAGGTACAAGTAAATTAGTATACTTTTAAAATTCATAATTCCCCATTGATCCATTAAAGTCCAAGGAAACAGACCATCACTACCTCCCAGAAAACAAAATTAACTAAGAAACTGCACATATGGTTTACATATTAAATTGAATTTCACCAAAATGGCAAAATGTGAATCAAGCCAAGCCAAGCCCAGCTAATTAGCTGAATGCTGAAATTTCTGTCAACTATGATAACGTAGaccaagttttgcaaaaacgTTCTATCTTCCACCAGTTCACAAAAAAGTTCAAATGTATGATTGCTAAACAGTGTCATTCAACATAGACTTAGTACTTTCATCCTAGCTACACCCAAAATGATGTGAATTTCAATGCCTTAATAAAGGCCAGCGAAGGTTCAGCGGACTTTGTGAGTGCTAGAGAAGTGTAACCAATTGACTATTTGAGGGCTAAGGCTGACCAATGGATTAAATGAAACTCTGGCAACAATTTATCATTATGAAAAAAACTCATTCTTACCTTGACAGTAAATTTCTTGTCAACAAGAAGGTTTGGAGATTTCAGATCTCTATGAACAATGGGAGGATTATGTTTATGAAGATAATTCATCCCTTTAGCCTGTACAGGAAAATGACAAATACTTATCCAATGGATATGAAGCTTTTGACATTatgctaattaaaaaaaaagaaccagaaaaaataatcattttctgaATATTTACCACATCAAAAGCCATGTTAAGCCTACGCCTCTCATCCAACATCTCTTTTGCGCCAGGTTTATGCAACAGCCTATATAAGCTACCCCTGCATTTAGTTCAACCAAACCCTTCAGATCTCAAGGGTAATATCCTATAGCCATGAAAAGACTTCCCTCTTAAAGAGGGGAAGGTCAAAGAACTGGAAGAGGAGATATTGGGAAACCTTGACAAATATTCTGTGACAATTGATAAATTAGGAGGCTTAGTGACTGCACCCATGAATAAAACAATGTTTGGATGCCGCAAGCATTTCATTATTGCAACCTAGCGAAAGAAGGGGAAATACATTTCAAATCAACAGGAAGCAATACCTAAAGTACAACTGCTGTTTTTATCTGACTAAATACTTTTGATCGTACCTCCCTCAAGAATTCATTGAAGCGTTCAGCAAAAAGGTCTTGCTCCATCAGAATTTTCACAGCAACCTCCTGCAGTAAATAACATTTTGAAGGATGTAAATAAGACAAGTACACACACACAAGCAACAAGCAAGTAGATAGAGTGACATAAATACATAAAACATTAAATGTTAAGCATTTCTTCAGCTTCAAACTTAATGAAGCAACACGCACCCaaacaaaaaaatgaagaaaacaaaTATTTGTTCTAAATCAAAATACTAATAAAACACAGAAAAATTGAAATGATTTGCAAAAGCACATGGACAGAGCTTCAGTTAAtagcaaaacacacacacacacacacactgacACACATGTATGCAATGTTGCAAAACAAAGGCTTCATTTtttactcaaaataaaatagcaaGGGAAATGGctcaatgaaaaaaaattatttgcatAAACTCTCAAACATTTGCACAAAcgtttatgctataagataagcttAAATAGGCTCTTCCGAACGAAGCCTAAGTGCTTATTGAAATACGCACTTAATTAAGATGTATACCCAAATGCACCCTTAACTAGGTTTATAAATAGACCTTCAGTGTTTTAGACCCTTATATTGGACTTTCTTCAATCAAAGAGTATCTAAGATTTGAGCTTGAGGAATACTTGGTTCTATAAGAGTACTGTACTCTAGGTTTATTAGGGAAGGACCATGCCAATAGGAGCAACCTTGGATTGTCCTACATCACATTCACATATCAATATGCCAACTACATCTATGATTCAGTAGAGTTTGGTAGATACATTGACAATGATGCTGAAGAAACAATGAAAATAGACAAGCCAAGAATAAACAAAGGTAAGTTAATCTTATTTTATGCAGCACCAGTGAAAGAAAAAGGAGATCAGTGAAAGGACAAGAAGTGGCTTACCGAGCCATTCCAGTCAGCATGATGTACAGTTCCAAAAGAACCTGAAAATATAATTGAGCCAAATTAAATGATTATTGATTCTAAATTTGTTAATCTTTCCACAAGGAGCATGAAAGCTAGCAATAAGGCTTAATTTTTACTATTAAGTCATATTAACTTCAGTTCATTTGGTGATAACTTTGAAGCTCTCTGGTGTATTTGATTGGCAAAAATACTTGTTTCATAGATGCATTGTTATCTCCCATCATTGCTCAATTCTCCACTCCTATAACTTGCTGTCACATGTCTATTCTGTCACACTCTACTACTGTTTCCTAACTTACTCATAACAGAGTTCCTACTCTCATTAAAAATAGTAATTTCCAATGGCCCAACACTCTCCAACCCACtctcctttttctttcttctcttataCATGTACCCAAGGCCCATCATTATCCTACTGCTATTATGCAATAGGATAGTTGAAATGACTTTTCCTTGGAACTCTGAACAATCACTTTATTAACAGAAGCTCCAAGTCAGACACGCATAGTGATTGGAgagattttttaattaataataataagctTGTCTTTTGTAATTTTCCTCTCTTTTATTATTCTCCTTTTTAATTTAACCTGGCCTGGGCTTTCTCATGATGTTTCCCTTCTAAATCCCCCCAACACCAACCAACCAAAAAAAGTCTGTAAACAATATACGATTTATAAAAAAGCACACATACCTGATCCTATTCTTTCTTTTAACACAAGATCACTCCAAGGTATGTCCAGATCTTCCATATCAAAGGTAAACTCTCTAATAGGTATGCTAGGAATCAGTTGACTTCCTTCAATATACCTTCCACCCCCAATAATATCCACATGGATATTTGTTTGCGCTAATGGGATTTTAATATCTCTATGAACAGGACGGTTATGCTTTAGAGGCAAGAGATCCTTGCCCACAGTTGTCTGTTCAACGATGTTCTGAGGAAGGCCCCCTGATTTAAATGTTTCAGCGCCTTGATCATGTGGGCTTGAATGATTATCTTGTGGATGCAGTGAACTTCTGCCACTATTATTTGGAATTGGCCCAGGGGTCCTGTCCCTGCACTTCCCATCATATTGTTCTGGAATGGAGAATTCAAAATTTCCATCAATGACAGGTCGTGTAGTGTAAAATTCAGGTTATCCCATACTTGCACCcagttcaaaaataaaattacttaGAAATACATCGTTGCACCAGATTGAACAACTGCAAGTAAAATTACAATATAAATCTCCTACATAAACATCTATACAAGCCTCATACCTTTTAGCATGATTTTAGAATTTAGACGTAGTTTGGGTCACTAGTTAATCTAACATCAAACCAATCACTCGTTatcttatatatatttttacagATACACTATAATGTATGATTCAAGTTCATTCTGTAAAGAAAATAAATGACATGTGTAGCTCCTTTCGCCACAAAAACTAAACAGGAATTTGATAAAAGATTCAATAGACCTGACCGGTTAAATTGGATTCTTTCCAATTACAAATCAAGAAATCAACTCAAGCATCCACAATAATAAACTTGGATCATCGTTGAGCTCAAACATCACAGTGCAGAACCAAACTCTTTATTGTTTTTACTAAGCAATCAATAATTTCTGAGCGTGAAAAGCAATGGTTGTCAAATAATTACACCCAACTTAAACAAGAAGCAAAAATACAGATAGGCCCCATATAATtaagtaaattttaaattattaaaaagttATAAAACAGCAGGGTGGGGGGATTTAATTCAGTCAAAATGAGAAGGCGGTAAGTCTGTACTCAATATTTAAGTCCATAGTTAATACGGAAGTTAGACAAATTAATTATGAAGAGTTTGCCAAGAGGACATGATTCCATTcagtaaaatttaaataaatagaaGATTTCGAGTATGATAAGCCCATATTTACATTTAGAGTATCAGACATTAAATAGGAAGCATGAATATCACCTGCAGAAGCAGTATCAAAGACAAGCTCAAGAGACAGACAATCTGAGAAATACTGTTTGGCCAGTGACCTGAAATCAATGGTAGGTCCAACGGGCTTAATTCTTGGAAAGCGCAAGGGTGaagaaaatgagatggaagatgGACCATTGAGCAAGGAATCAGGCTCACATAAGCAACCCGGCTTCCCAACTAGATCAACCATATATTCCCTGAAAATATAGGGTGCCAGCTTGAAGTGTTAATAAACAGAGTGTCAACCACAAGGCCACAGTGCATTCATAATTTTACACTATTCATTGGCCAGAGCTCATGAAAAACTCTTTAAATCGCATTCCTACTTGTAAATCAAGAAGCAAATGTTCTTAGCAACAAACTACATACTTGTCAAGCCCAAATCGAACAAGACATGAGGAGGCATCGTCTCTTGAGCAATATTTACAACCCTTCGCAATTCGACATGGTAGATCAATGGTATCAGCTAGTACCTGAAGATATGGTGTATAAAGCATGTCATATCAAAAACAATATAAAGACAGTAACTTGATCTAAAGATTAAACATTGAATAAATTAAACACTATTCTCCTAACTCCTAAGAGTTGCTTAAGCCTTAAAGTACACTTCCCTacttttattcttttttattttaaaaactactccgcccccccccccccttcccATGAGATGAAATGTGTCACTCATTTAGTCCATTTTAAAGAACAAACACCTTAGCAGAGGTTCGCAACTATGAATGAGTCTCCCAAGGACTATTTTCCTTTCTCTACAGCTTTTGGTGTTACTTGCAACTAATTTTGAAATccaattatgaattttttaggACTTTAGATCCAAAGATGTTTTAAAATCCTATATTATCAGTTTTGGAACTTCACCCAGAATCTTTATTTCATCGTCTGAAGTCTAACAATTGATAGCAAAGGTTCAAAACTAGTTGCTCGTGATGTTGAGAATTACAAATAGTAAAAATAATGTCCCTATGAAGTTTGTTTATATTCAAATGGGCGGGAACCAGATCTAGCCAATGTCCAGGGTGGCTCAAAGTTCTCAAGGAGATCCTTGTCCTCTGCCCAATTCACTAAGATCTTCGAATCAACCCTTATCGAAAAGCACGGCAGAGGAGAgggtaatttttttaaaatgatggGGGAGGACAAAGTAATTTAAGCATTTCTCAAGGGACAAGTATAATTTTACCCAAAAAAGAAACAATTTAGTCAAGCTGTAAAATCAAAGGCTTAAACACCATGTCGAAGTGGAGTCTTACTTTGAATAGTATAGCACGATGACTGCATAGTCCAATAGATAGACTGCCGATTGGGACTGCAACAGATCCTAAGCAATCTTTGAGATCATTAATGCACTCTCTCCATATGGGAAAAATGCCATCTTCCCCAACAGAAGCTGAACCCCTTGTTACAGCAATAAAACAGAGTTAGACTGGCAGTCTGGCACGTAAGCTAAGTAGTTCACAGTCAACAATGCCAGGGAAACTCACCCCATGTAATTGCAAACCAGCTTGGCAAGATGTTCTACAACTTCTTCGGCGGTTCTGCAGGTAAAAGAAATGTTATGTACCCTATTTTGGAGGTCTTTTAAGCTTGAATCACTATGTCTGTCCACCAAAACTACTTCAACTGAAGAACCATAAGAGGGATttattgattttagtgtctCAATTGATGGAATTCGGCCACTTTCCTGCACATCAGCGCACACGGTCCATACATAGGGATCCATCCCATGAATTACATAAAAGCCATCAGGAATTTTGTCGAAGTATAATAGGCAGCCGTTGACCTGGTGAACATTAATAACCAGACAAAATATCATCAATTGTATGCCTACCAATAAGTGAAACAAGTCTATCAAGATGAAGCTACTTCTAGTTTTGTCCCTAAACTTTCTGTAAAATTAGAGTTGATTAATTTAAAAGACACTTTGTAAAATTAAGggaaattaatttaaaataaatagtaGGAACACAATAAAGAGGTGTTGGGTATATTTTTCCTCTTAACTTCAATTCACGCAACAACATAACAAACATGTTTTAAGTAGCTTCTTCCCTTGAAAAACGATAATTATGCCTCCCGGAAGAATATTCCTCTAACAAGACAATGCCAATTCAGTGGCCTACGATAATGCCAAAATATCAAAACACAGGTTTTCATGATTTGCTCCAGTCCTTAAACATGTGCACTTTTCAATAAATACGCATAAGTCACCCACAAATAACTCAAATATATTGAACATGTTTTCAAGATTTTCTCAACTCCTCAAAACAGATTATTATCCCAAAAATAAGTATCATGCAATAAAAAAGTGGGAAAAGAACTTAAGAACAAGCAAAATAAGTTTCCAAAACCACGGTGAAACATAATAACAGGATAATCTGCCCACATTACCAAAATCACAATGAATTTGGAACAACTTAGAGTAAATTATCACAATTCAAGAAGGTAGCTTTTCTCCCATTAGTGCCATGAGAAATGTAATGAGTAACGACTAGTTCATAACTTTTTCCAATGAGCATGCAGAAAGAAAAAACTCGATATCCTtgaattagaaatataatagaAAATCATTGATGTGTCTTCAGTCTTCACCctatagcttaagcttttggaataGGTTGTTTGTAACATCTTGTTAACAAACCTGCACATTTTCAATGTCCAACTCCGTCTTTTGTAACTAAGGAAACACAACAGAATGAGCTTGAAAATGCTTACTCCTAATGATCTAAAAAAATCTAGATAACCATATACAAAATCAACATTTCATGCAAGCACATCATGATATCAATCATAGAACAACTGCATCTTCATGTGACAAAGCTACAAAACATTTAATTTGGCATATAAACCCTCACAAACTgtcatcacaataacctgagcCACAGTCAACAACATACCCAGAACCTATGCGACACTGCCTCAGCCGTGCACAACGGCGATGACCTCAAAGCGGATTCATCCGGACCAGGATCAAGAAAATTGGGATCACCGGCACGCGTAGCCTCCGACGAAAGCCGAAGCGCTAAAGCCAGCTGCAACTGGTAACTCTCCTCCGTCTGCTGCGCCCAGCTCCTACCATAGGACCCACCGATCCTCGCCAGAAACTTGGCTCTGACCTCACTCCCACCAACAGCACCATCGTGCGCGTAGGCAAACGCGTCGATCTCGCTGGCAGCAGCGGTTGAAAGCGTCGGAGCGTAAAACTCGCCGGAGAGAGAGCTCTCGCCGAAACTACTCCCGCTGGAGTGGCGCTGAAGGCCGAGCGAGGGGAAGATGTTCCCGATCCGCCTGTGATCGGAGAGGGAGTCCCAGTCAAAGGCGGCCCTGTCGAACTTGGTTTTGCCGTCGCCGGAGGAAGAATCGATGAGTGGTGGCGTACCGGCGAAGTGGTCGTCGGGAATTTGACTGACGAGTGAGTAGTTGGATCTTCGTGCGGGCATTTCCATGGAcgatgtggtggtgattgtcaaaaccctaaaacctgTCGTCAACCATTGCTAGCtgtgaatgtgaatgtgaatgtggatctttcttcttcttgttcttctttatCTTTTCTCTGTAGAAGAAGATGATTTTTTATTGCATTTAGTGGCGAAATAGTTATGCTTCGTTGAAGTACTTTTTAGCGGTTTGGTAACGATTTCAGTGGGTGACGAAACGAAACCGGTTCTTTTCGTTCACGCTTTGAGTCACAAGGGTCTCATTTGACATTTGTCACCacccctttttgatgattttgttgATTTGACCATACCCTTCTTTGAACCGTACGAGCACGTTTTCTGTCAaccaccccccccccccgcgCTTACGACTCTATACCCAAACCCAAGCTCTGCCCCCGTCCTTCCTTTGTATTCCTCGGTAAGCGTACCGTGGGAGCATGGGGGGGTGATCTCTGCTTTTGACTGATAGAAAGCAACTCTCTTTTGTCCCTCCTGACCGAAGTTGAAAAGATTAACTTTATGCCACTTTGTACACTTAAGTGTAGGCACCTTCTTTAAACGTGCTAAGTTGTGGAAGAGAGGTGTCAGGGGAATCGATGCTCTCAGCTGAAACAGGGCTTGAAACCTTCGAAAAACCTTTATGCAACTGGAGTGTCTTACTAAGGAGTTGAAGAAATATGTATACTGTACTCACATAGGATTTCTATATTGTCGGTTTTTATGTTGAGAAATTTACTCATTGTGAACAAGAGAGTCGCAAGAATGTATGTGCTTCACATATGATTCTTAGATTGTCGGATTTTAGGTTGAGAAATTTACTCGTTGTGAACAAAAAGAGTCGAAAGAAATGAAGAGAGATTAAACATATTTATGTGAGAATCATAACTCGTAGTGAAGGAGTTTCAGGCTAAGTAGTTAGAATTTATACAagaatttcaaatttattcTCGTAGGCAATCATGTTGGTGGGTATTCATAAGGGATTCAAGAAACCACCTAAGATAGAACCGTATATGTTGGATAAACATATCCTATCGAGCATGTGGGCACCTTCATCACGTCCATGTCGTTCGCTAGAGATGTAAATGCACTGGTTTGCAGAATGTTCATGTTAACTTTAAGAAAATGTGCACTGCGTTAGTTCTAATTTCTTCCTCCTCGTTATGTACTTCTCTAGTTGATTTGATTGGTGATATCATTGGCCATGTCTGCATAAAGTTATTTAATCATGTTACTGACTCAAACCTCAGTAGTATTACCTTTTTtgttatcatatcctatcctatacatatttatttgaagaaaaaaaaccaagtatTTAACAACTAGGCAACTAAGTaccatttgaatttgaaatcgAACCCAGGTTTGACACACTAGGCACATTTGAAATTCTTTCTCCGAATTTCCTTTACTGCCAAGGCATTATGGCATACACTCGATAGAAAGACTTTGGCTTTCAGAGACATCCCCAAATGATGTCCCAAACCTCCTTAGGTAGTGTAGGAAGAATTTGCATGTTAATCATTAGGTCCTGCTTCCATCTTAGCCACATGGTAACTTGTCTTGATGCTATATTCCCCGGAGTTGGAGTGAGGCCATATAAATAGATTATCTCCCCCTCTTAGGCCTAAAAAACCTTGAGTGCAGTTGTGGGAGGAAAAAATCTCCTTCACCTTCATACTATTCCAGCCTCCTGATAAAAGGCTCAATCAAATTACTTGAGTCTCATATATGGGTTCTGATTGCCACAAACTAGGGTTTCCCCAATGTAAACAACTCATGCTGGTTTGGGCTGCATAATGCAAATGGAACCAATCCAACAGCAAAGTAGCGTCCATTGCCCAACATGACAAAACAAACACAAGTTATTTGAACAAAAAAACCAAGTAATTAACAAACAAAAtcatgcagtggagcaaaaggGAAAGGTATATGTAATTGAAAATGGCGCTATGGCTGCAAAAAGAGCCAATAAATTAACCGCGCTTCTCTAAGCTACCATGCTATAGTCTTGGTCctaatcgcaaaaaaatctgccgagtctgtcaggatgacaaggCAAGATTAAAGTTGTTTAACAATGACTATGCTATGCTATTACATACATAGTACAATATGAATAACAAATGATTTGTCTTCAAACTCCACCATTCCCCTGAAGATGGGGAATGTTGGAAAGCAATTCCGGCTGTTCTGGATTTGGATTCACTCCTTGCAAGTTTGCTGGCTGTTCTGGATTTGACTCCAGTCCTTGTGCGTTTGCCGACGCGGACTCATTCTTGGTCTTGTCCTTGTTCTTGGGCATCTTGCTAACCGGGAAATGTAGTCTTCCCTTCAAAGGACGGGGTGCTCGCGTTCCCCTCTCAAATGCCCGCACACAGACAAACCCTGCAAAGCATAGCATAGCATTTTCATTATCTGTTTAGATAGGATGGGTAATATGATC
This is a stretch of genomic DNA from Lotus japonicus ecotype B-129 chromosome 1, LjGifu_v1.2. It encodes these proteins:
- the LOC130730238 gene encoding serine/threonine-protein kinase CTR1-like gives rise to the protein MEMPARRSNYSLVSQIPDDHFAGTPPLIDSSSGDGKTKFDRAAFDWDSLSDHRRIGNIFPSLGLQRHSSGSSFGESSLSGEFYAPTLSTAAASEIDAFAYAHDGAVGGSEVRAKFLARIGGSYGRSWAQQTEESYQLQLALALRLSSEATRAGDPNFLDPGPDESALRSSPLCTAEAVSHRFWVNGCLLYFDKIPDGFYVIHGMDPYVWTVCADVQESGRIPSIETLKSINPSYGSSVEVVLVDRHSDSSLKDLQNRVHNISFTCRTAEEVVEHLAKLVCNYMGGSASVGEDGIFPIWRECINDLKDCLGSVAVPIGSLSIGLCSHRAILFKVLADTIDLPCRIAKGCKYCSRDDASSCLVRFGLDKEYMVDLVGKPGCLCEPDSLLNGPSSISFSSPLRFPRIKPVGPTIDFRSLAKQYFSDCLSLELVFDTASAEQYDGKCRDRTPGPIPNNSGRSSLHPQDNHSSPHDQGAETFKSGGLPQNIVEQTTVGKDLLPLKHNRPVHRDIKIPLAQTNIHVDIIGGGRYIEGSQLIPSIPIREFTFDMEDLDIPWSDLVLKERIGSGSFGTVHHADWNGSEVAVKILMEQDLFAERFNEFLREVAIMKCLRHPNIVLFMGAVTKPPNLSIVTEYLSRGSLYRLLHKPGAKEMLDERRRLNMAFDVAKGMNYLHKHNPPIVHRDLKSPNLLVDKKFTVKVCDFGLSRLKANTFLSSKSAAGTPEWMAPEVLRDEPSNEKSDVYSFGVILWEIATLKQPWGNLNPAQVVAAVGFKGKRLDIPHDLNPQLASIIEVCWADEPWKRPSFSSIMDTLKELLKPPIPQHSHPSTLLLN